In Actinomycetota bacterium, the genomic stretch AAAGGACGTGGCCGCGGTCTGCGGCGGAGATCAGCCCGAGCCTGTCCGCTTCGGCTTCGACCGCATCGGCGTGAGCCAGCAGCGGTGACAGCAGAGTGACGGGGAGCCCGAGTTCCCACAGCAACGCAGAGACAGCAGCGACGTCCTCACCTGCAATAAGTGGGGACGGGCTCATGTTTCTCGTGGAACATCGGCAGCCATGTTTCTCGTGGAACATGGTACGCCAGGAAACAGAAGAGCCCCGTTAGGTCGGAGCCCGAACCAGGAGAAGGGAGCGCGGCCTGCCCTAGGAGGGATAGACCACAATGTGGCGGTCGGAGCCTTCGCCTTCACTGCGAGTACCGACGCCCGGGGTGTTCGCAAGCGCGTTGTGCACGACCTTGCGCTCGAACGCGCTCATCGGCTCCAGTTCCACCGACTTACCCTCAGCGCGGACCTCGGCCGCAACGGAACTCGCGCGCCGCTCCAGTACCGCTCGCTGGCGCGTGCGGTAGCCTCCAATATCCAGGGTCAGCAACACCCGAGATTCGGTTTGATGCTGCACCGCTGTGCGCACTAGGTCCTGAAGTGCCTCCAGCGTCGCACCATGCCGACCGATCAAAAGCCCCAGGTCAGGACCGGTAAGCTCAACCTCGATCGTGTCTCCGGCGAACTCGGCCGTTGCTTCGCCGTCCAGGTCCAGGACGTCAAGCAGTCCGTCGAGGAAATCCTCCGCGAGGTCCGCCTGGTCATCGAGCAGAGAGTCTTCGGA encodes the following:
- a CDS encoding R3H domain-containing nucleic acid-binding protein gives rise to the protein MSEFPEATNEVPVESPDEANAAAAEGVDDSEDSLLDDQADLAEDFLDGLLDVLDLDGEATAEFAGDTIEVELTGPDLGLLIGRHGATLEALQDLVRTAVQHQTESRVLLTLDIGGYRTRQRAVLERRASSVAAEVRAEGKSVELEPMSAFERKVVHNALANTPGVGTRSEGEGSDRHIVVYPS